Part of the Syntrophobacterales bacterium genome is shown below.
TCAGAGATCAGTGTTACTGATCTAGCGAGGGAGTTGAGATTGTCGAGAAAAACAGTATCCAAAATACTGAACGAACGCGGCGCCGTGACAACGGATGTTGCCTTGCGGTTGTCCAGAGCGTTTGATACTACTCCTGAGTTATGGTTGAATCTTCAGAGAAATTACGATCTCTGGCATACGGCGAATGAGACGACTGATTGGCAGGCAATAAACCCTATACTGAAAATCGCACATGTAAGCGCATAGAGGATGCCTTTCTTCCTGCTATACGTAATGTCAGCCTCGACGAAAAAACAGGACTTCAATCTGTACTGAACATAATTCACGTATGCCGAAAGACATTGGAGTCATATCCGCATTTTTGTGGTCTGACAGAAGGCAACTATCATGATGTTCGGTATATTTACGGATAAAACCATCGGGATTCTCTTGCTGAGTTTGATGGGGCTTCAAGGCATGTTCATGATGCTCTCACCGGGCTCCGTGCGGATTCAAAAACCGGAAGGCGGAATGACTTCCTGGATTTACAATATTTTCAATTTGGTCTTTTTGCTGGTATTGCCACCTCTTGTTGCATGCGGCTTAATTGGTCTGCCGGATGTTTTCCGGTGGACCCATTGGAACCTTCCGAGGGAAACAGCATTCTTCATCAGCCGGATTATCGGTGTGCCGGTTTATATTCTTGGGTGCATTTTAATCTACTGGAGCCGTGTCGTCATGGGAAAGAGTTTCCGCTTGGGTGCTGTTCGGCCCGGTCGGGAAGATCGTTTGGTAATTTCCGGTCCCTTTCAATACGTGCGTCATCCCATGTACACCGCAGTTATTCTTATGGCGATCGGATTGAGTTTTATAGGAAACTCCTGGTTCATTTTGGCGTTGGCCCTCACGTTCATTGTATTTATTGTCAGAGTCATCCCGATTGAAGAAGCGCAGTTGGAGGCGGCTTATAAAGATGAGTACCAGGACTTGCGATCAATAACATGGCGATTGCTTCCTTGGATTTATTAAAAGACTTAATTCATTTCTTTCCGAGCAGACAACGGTTTGGGAAATTTTCTTATTGAGGTTTTTTATCGACAGCTTCCTGTAAGGCTTAAAATTATTTCTTTCGCCGAAATCCAAGCCTTCAAATACAACTGTTCAGTTTTGCTGATCGATCCAGATCATTGAATCCGGTCTGAAATGTGGAGGGCTGAATTGCGATTTTTTCCACTGAAGAAATAAGGTCTCCCTTCTTGATATTTATAAAACGTTACCCATCAAGAAAGCATGGATTTCCTTAATCATTGATTTTATTTCCCCGATAATTATGATATGCATGAATGACTCTGTGGCATCCCGTAGCCAATGGATATAGATGATCCATTCTGTGAAGGCCGGTGTCAACGCATAATGGTTGAAAATTGCGGCATCGTCAGGAAAATATGCATCTGTTTGGAAATGACTCGTAATAAACCGAAGTAGGGCACATGCAGGTTTTTGAAAAAACGATCTCAGGAGAGACAAATGCTTGGATTGAAGCTTAGAGAAGAATTTCTCGGGGCGCACATGCCCGGAACTGCCATTTCACTGCGTACAAGCGACAACCAAGGCGCCGCACAGAAGTCGCCCGATTACATTCTGTCGATCACCTATCCAACGGCAGATGTCCAGACTGCCCTGATGGCAATCAGCAAGAAACGCAGTGGTTGCCCCATCGTTTTGATGGGAGATCGTGGACGCGGCAAGTCGCACATCATGGCCGTCATGCACCATGCCATCCAGTCTCCTGATATAGTCGAGAATTGGCTCAAAGATTGGAGCGCAAGAAGTGGCAGTGATGAGCTCAAGTCTTTTGAGATGGTCAAGGGATACGTCCCTATTTCCGAACCAGTCCATAATCACGAATATCCAATGCTTTGGGATCTGCTGTTCGACAGGCATCCGAAAGGCGAATACTATCGCGGCCAGTTTGAAAGCATGACTCAACCGTTTCCGCCTCGAACACTCCTGGAAAAGATGTTTGTTGATAATCCAACTTGTTTGATTCTGGATGAATTCCAAACCTGGTATACCGGCCTGCCCGACAAAGACCCCAAGACGGGCCTGCTTGTCAAGCAGTATGCCTGCAACTTTGTTCAAATTCTTTCAGAGATAGCAAAAGATCGCCCGGAAATTCTTATTTTCGTCATTTCGGTCTTCAATAACCAGAACGACGCATTTCAGCAAGTCCACCGGCAAGGACCGGTTGTCATTGATTTTCGGGGGCCTTCTGCCAAACAGGACCGCCAGAAGCTTCTCCTGCATCGCCTGTTTGAGAATCGTCGCAACATTCCTGCTGCCGATATCACCAATACGGCTGGAGCCTATGCGGGTGAAAGATTCCGGTTGCTACACACCAATGAATCTGATGCAGAAAAGGAACGTGTTCACCGTGAGGTTTTTTCCTGCTGGCCTTTTAGCCCTGAGCTGCTTGACCTTCTCGAAGATCACATCCTGCTTTCATCGGCAGCACAGGAAACGCGGGATCTTATACGCATACTGGCACAGGTATTTCGTTCCCGTGGTGATTTGGTTCCTGTTATTACGCCGT
Proteins encoded:
- a CDS encoding isoprenylcysteine carboxylmethyltransferase family protein, whose protein sequence is MMFGIFTDKTIGILLLSLMGLQGMFMMLSPGSVRIQKPEGGMTSWIYNIFNLVFLLVLPPLVACGLIGLPDVFRWTHWNLPRETAFFISRIIGVPVYILGCILIYWSRVVMGKSFRLGAVRPGREDRLVISGPFQYVRHPMYTAVILMAIGLSFIGNSWFILALALTFIVFIVRVIPIEEAQLEAAYKDEYQDLRSITWRLLPWIY
- a CDS encoding HigA family addiction module antidote protein encodes the protein MRTRKRPPSHPGSILKLHYLDPSEISVTDLARELRLSRKTVSKILNERGAVTTDVALRLSRAFDTTPELWLNLQRNYDLWHTANETTDWQAINPILKIAHVSA